From bacterium:
TATACCCTGTAATCCTTCTGCCTCAAAACAAAATATATATATATTGCCTTAAGTATCCCCAATAACCTGGGCAGCATAATAGTAAAATCGGCAACTGCCCTTTTCATCGCAAAAAAGATACCTTTTTCTTTCAATAGGAAAAATAGAAATTTATAGATATTAATTATATATATAAGCAGAAGTATTATGAATAGAATTAAGGCAAGCCTTGCCTTAAAAAATAGCAAAAAGAAATTTATACCCATCAACGATATTATTATTATGCTGAGTTTGTCCTGTAAGGGGACAGAATTGCTGTGTAACTTCATAAAATCCTTGTTTTTAGCCTGAAACGAAAGGATAGAAAAATTGATTGTTCTTCTGTATATCTTCTTTAATGCTGGCAATATATTCCCAAATCCGTGTTCAACAAATATATCTGGATAATAAAATATCTTATATCTAGCCAGAAGGCGTATTCCGAGTTCGTGTTCCTCTCCGCCAGAAAACTTATATCCTTCATTAAATCCTTTAAAATAATTAAATACTTCTTTTCTAATCCCAAGGCAGCCTGTCTCAAGGTTTGCCGCCTCAATGCGTCTTTTGTCCTTAAACAAACCCGCAAAATTATAC
This genomic window contains:
- a CDS encoding glycosyltransferase family 2 protein, translated to MLSKISIVIPVYNGEKTIGRCLDSIFSSNIKVPFEVIIVDDGSTDNTAGVVQEFACRYLRIEKSGVAAARNFGIKEAKGDIIFFFDADVILKKDTLEKFLRHFEEDTDAYIIQGRWDRKSPISTFSSEFFLLKYTYNFAGLFKDKRRIEAANLETGCLGIRKEVFNYFKGFNEGYKFSGGEEHELGIRLLARYKIFYYPDIFVEHGFGNILPALKKIYRRTINFSILSFQAKNKDFMKLHSNSVPLQDKLSIIIISLMGINFFLLFFKARLALILFIILLLIYIINIYKFLFFLLKEKGIFFAMKRAVADFTIMLPRLLGILKAIYIYFVLRQKDYRV